One Gloeothece verrucosa PCC 7822 DNA window includes the following coding sequences:
- a CDS encoding calcium-binding protein, with translation MTDTVNTSNSNDPNGIVSVNSEPTSGNDVLSGGAGNDILVGKGGSDTLSGGAGNDVLYGDIDSVGAAPRLEFTAGPSLTVVGAGTSVATVDNTFILTASTPGATPAGGAKVAYRAVDQTGVSEAGFGVNVANDTGVSDARGIDGDGSRGAYIEQLDVGLTLELMNQNTAAIAGTITLGVNSNNTSLAGPGYQIDAYYGNTLIGTVVGMLTGGPNSLSQVSLDFDGKPFDRVSVRNTERTTDAFVISAGSFSIIDKTVIGNDLLDGGYGNDLLDGSYGNDFLEGGYDNDTLNGGYGDDTLYGGYGDDTLNGGYGNDLLYGDSDGPLPVTVLEFTAGPSLAVVGAGTSVATVDNTFILTASTPGATPAGGAKVAYRAVDQTGVSEAGFGVNVANDTGVSDARGIDGDGSRGAYIEQLDVGLTLELMNQNTVATAGTITLGVNSNNTSLAGPGYQIDAYYGNTLIGTVVGMLTGGPNSLSQVSLDFDGQPFNRVTVRNTERTTDAFVISAASFSTINDVIVGDDLVNGGYGNDTLNGGYGNDILNGDYGDDNLSGNYGNDTLTGGDGNDLLTGGYGNDTFVFVNPSEGIDIITDFNVINDVFKLGSGFEVNRILSNAALDSSQFVIGSEATTADQRLIYNDLTGVLLYDSNGNAAGSEQQIAQLNSGLALSAANFIV, from the coding sequence ATGACAGATACAGTTAATACATCTAATTCTAATGATCCCAATGGGATTGTCAGTGTTAATAGCGAACCAACTAGCGGTAATGACGTGCTTAGCGGTGGAGCAGGAAATGACATCCTTGTTGGCAAAGGCGGTAGCGATACCCTAAGCGGTGGTGCAGGCAACGACGTACTCTACGGCGATATCGATAGCGTTGGTGCGGCTCCCCGGCTCGAATTTACGGCGGGTCCGTCTCTGACGGTAGTAGGTGCAGGCACTAGCGTTGCTACAGTGGATAATACTTTTATCCTCACTGCCTCTACTCCAGGTGCTACCCCGGCCGGAGGAGCCAAAGTGGCCTACCGGGCGGTGGATCAGACTGGGGTATCCGAAGCCGGTTTTGGGGTTAACGTGGCTAACGATACGGGGGTCTCTGATGCTCGTGGAATTGATGGGGATGGCTCACGGGGGGCTTACATTGAGCAGTTAGACGTGGGTTTGACCCTGGAATTGATGAACCAAAATACTGCGGCTATTGCCGGTACCATTACCCTGGGTGTGAACTCCAACAATACTTCCTTAGCTGGCCCTGGCTATCAAATAGATGCTTACTATGGTAATACTTTAATCGGCACTGTGGTGGGAATGCTCACCGGCGGTCCGAATTCCCTGAGTCAGGTTTCTCTGGACTTTGATGGGAAACCATTTGATCGCGTCTCTGTTCGTAACACCGAAAGAACGACTGATGCCTTTGTCATCTCAGCCGGTTCTTTTTCGATCATCGACAAAACCGTAATTGGCAACGATCTTCTTGACGGCGGTTATGGCAACGATCTGCTCGACGGCAGTTACGGCAATGATTTTCTCGAGGGGGGTTACGACAATGATACCCTCAATGGCGGTTATGGCGATGATACTCTCTATGGGGGTTACGGGGATGATACCCTCAATGGCGGTTACGGTAATGATTTACTCTACGGCGATAGCGATGGACCTCTCCCAGTTACGGTACTGGAATTTACGGCGGGTCCATCTCTGGCGGTGGTAGGTGCAGGCACTAGCGTTGCTACAGTGGATAATACTTTTATCCTCACCGCCTCTACGCCGGGTGCTACCCCGGCCGGAGGAGCCAAAGTCGCCTACCGGGCGGTGGATCAGACTGGGGTATCCGAGGCCGGTTTTGGGGTTAACGTGGCTAACGATACGGGGGTCTCTGATGCTCGCGGAATTGATGGGGATGGCTCACGGGGGGCTTACATTGAGCAATTAGACGTGGGTTTGACCCTGGAATTGATGAACCAAAATACTGTGGCTACTGCTGGTACTATCACCCTAGGTGTGAACTCCAACAATACTTCCTTAGCTGGCCCTGGCTATCAAATAGATGCTTACTATGGTAATACTTTAATCGGCACTGTGGTGGGGATGCTCACCGGCGGTCCAAATTCCCTGAGTCAGGTTTCTTTGGACTTTGATGGGCAACCGTTTAATCGCGTCACTGTTCGTAACACCGAAAGAACTACCGATGCCTTTGTCATCTCAGCCGCTTCTTTCTCCACGATTAATGACGTTATTGTGGGCGATGATCTCGTTAACGGGGGTTACGGCAATGACACCCTTAATGGCGGTTACGGTAATGACATCCTCAATGGGGATTACGGCGATGACAATCTTAGCGGCAATTACGGTAATGATACCCTCACTGGCGGTGACGGTAATGATCTCCTCACTGGCGGTTACGGTAATGATACCTTTGTCTTTGTTAACCCCTCAGAAGGCATTGATATCATTACAGACTTTAATGTCATCAACGATGTTTTTAAGTTAGGTTCTGGCTTTGAGGTTAACCGAATTCTATCTAATGCGGCATTAGACTCTAGTCAGTTCGTGATCGGCTCAGAGGCTACCACAGCAGACCAGCGATTAATCTATAATGACTTGACTGGGGTACTTTTGTATGATTCCAACGGTAATGCTGCCGGTTCCGAACAGCAAATCGCTCAATTGAATTCAGGTCTTGCTTTAAGTGCCGCTAACTTTATAGTTTAA
- a CDS encoding MFS transporter: MTNNPNIHVIKPKPEKLNFTTKLAFGAGDLGAAITANILAFYLLFFFTGVAGLPAGMAGSVLMIGKIADAINDPIVGVMSDRTRSRWGRRLPWILLGAIPFGLLYFLQWLVPHFSDSRAVNNWCLFVYYVLIGILFNIAYTAVNLPYTALTPELTQDYDERTRLNSFRFTFSIGGSILSLILAGLIFAAFPEPQDNIKKYLILGLQCSILSVIPAFWCALRIQERGAIPILNQPQKRLLGYFLIGLGGLSGLYGLGNLIIFKSPLYLSAFSLLLSLLILLFGVTLISATPETHLIDEDAVKKRSDEANTPTISYQEQLQVAFSNKPFLYVIGIYLCSWLAVQLTASILMYFVVSWMGLSEAMFSLVALAVQGTALVMLFFWQKLSDIYGKKAVYFMGMSVWIIAQIGLFFLQPGQVNLMYALAILAGFGVSVAYLIPWSMIPDVIELDELKTGKRREGVFYAFMVLLQKFGLALGLFLVGIALQAAGFLEKMPDKPVPVQPESALFAIRIAISPLPALFLIVGLVLAYFYPITREVHAQIRLQLEEKMRSQPKTE; the protein is encoded by the coding sequence ATGACCAATAACCCTAACATCCATGTTATAAAACCTAAACCCGAAAAACTCAACTTCACCACAAAACTCGCTTTTGGTGCTGGAGATCTCGGTGCGGCTATCACAGCCAATATTTTAGCTTTTTACCTGCTGTTTTTCTTTACCGGTGTGGCCGGTTTACCTGCCGGGATGGCGGGAAGTGTATTAATGATCGGTAAAATTGCTGATGCGATTAATGATCCCATTGTGGGAGTGATGAGTGATCGCACTCGTTCGCGTTGGGGTCGCCGTCTTCCCTGGATTTTGTTGGGGGCTATTCCTTTTGGGCTACTCTATTTTTTACAGTGGCTTGTTCCTCACTTCAGTGACAGTCGAGCCGTCAATAACTGGTGTCTTTTTGTCTATTATGTTTTAATTGGCATTTTGTTTAATATTGCCTACACGGCGGTCAATCTTCCTTATACTGCCCTTACGCCCGAATTAACTCAAGATTACGATGAACGAACTAGGCTCAATAGTTTTCGCTTTACCTTTTCTATTGGAGGTAGCATTCTTTCGTTAATTTTAGCCGGCTTAATTTTTGCGGCTTTTCCTGAACCTCAAGATAACATTAAAAAATATCTAATCTTGGGATTACAGTGTAGTATTTTATCAGTTATACCGGCTTTTTGGTGCGCTTTAAGAATTCAAGAAAGGGGAGCAATCCCAATTTTAAATCAACCCCAAAAAAGACTATTAGGATATTTTTTAATTGGGTTAGGAGGGCTGAGTGGACTTTATGGCTTAGGTAATCTAATCATTTTTAAATCCCCGCTTTATCTAAGTGCTTTTTCTCTGTTGTTAAGTTTATTAATTCTTTTATTTGGCGTGACCTTAATTTCGGCTACACCTGAGACTCATTTAATTGATGAAGATGCGGTCAAAAAACGCTCTGATGAGGCGAATACCCCCACAATTTCTTATCAAGAGCAACTCCAAGTAGCTTTTAGTAACAAACCTTTTTTATATGTGATCGGAATTTATCTATGTTCCTGGTTAGCCGTGCAATTAACTGCTTCGATTCTGATGTATTTTGTGGTTAGTTGGATGGGCTTATCAGAGGCTATGTTTTCTCTGGTAGCGTTAGCGGTACAAGGAACGGCGTTAGTGATGCTCTTTTTTTGGCAGAAACTCAGTGATATATATGGTAAAAAAGCCGTTTATTTTATGGGGATGAGTGTTTGGATTATTGCTCAAATAGGCTTGTTTTTCCTGCAACCGGGTCAAGTGAATTTAATGTATGCTCTAGCCATTTTAGCCGGCTTCGGAGTCTCTGTGGCCTATCTTATTCCTTGGTCAATGATTCCAGATGTGATCGAATTGGATGAATTAAAGACAGGAAAACGCCGAGAAGGGGTCTTTTATGCCTTTATGGTTTTATTGCAAAAGTTTGGATTAGCATTAGGATTATTTTTAGTAGGAATAGCTTTACAAGCGGCAGGATTTCTGGAAAAAATGCCCGATAAGCCTGTGCCTGTTCAACCCGAAAGTGCTTTATTCGCTATTCGGATTGCTATTAGTCCTTTACCCGCTTTGTTTTTAATTGTCGGCTTGGTTTTGGCTTATTTTTATCCTATTACTCGAGAAGTCCATGCTCAAATTCGTTTGCAACTAGAGGAAAAAATGAGAAGTCAACCAAAAACCGAATAA
- a CDS encoding serine/threonine protein kinase, with protein MNHSMHLGVVLNERYRTLRQLGHSSVGSTYLVEDTHRFDELCVVKELIPQLEHPEQLQKIEELFEREAKVLYKLQHPQIPRFRELFRHQKRLFLVQDYIQGQTYGDLLKIRALQGQTFTEEEVTQLLKNLLPVIAYIHARGIIHRDICPDNIILRHSDQLPVLIDFGSVKQLATTGTHPMSSQPLTIAVATQLGQMGYAPPEQIQSGIVFPHSDLYALAATVLVLLTGKPPSEVLEVTSLRTDPKQDLLLSPKLKNLLWKMLAKNGHERPQNAREVLEILKGTQSQPVQAAVISSDPTQATLVVMPSVASSSSNGSSVVATPVTPVTPVTPVTPVTPASAERAPHPSPITPANSSLPSSTPSQLNSLSLSENNSTMTSTSTRTVNPLNGCLGKLMLVLLLSIGSGMMGWLAGKTWLDQITQGHKSSDSKTSTVFTDNSSSKPSSGISDQEWQRKNDLQNRRLSLGINSQFFYNLVDQVYNSEYPSQQGKMLTNKPEDAEWREKWDKIAAQLLDKLSFLSEAARQNLGQYNQAQRDSWKQQVNQLHLSSRALYDLADATFFYYFPEQENQDFIDKPIGQVWNAIIYSKLQDLDSGKIYQKLELDEQQLATEATGRLEPGEGNAYVVRLSAAKNFKIQLQADHDTLFSIYSPTGKNNLLEDSKETQWSGVLPEDGFYELTIISKSKQPLDYKLTISEDNSFLKPNSN; from the coding sequence ATGAACCATTCCATGCACTTAGGAGTCGTCTTAAATGAGCGCTATCGCACATTGCGACAGTTGGGACATAGTAGCGTAGGGTCTACCTATCTCGTTGAAGATACCCATCGCTTTGATGAATTGTGTGTTGTTAAAGAATTAATTCCTCAACTTGAACATCCTGAACAACTCCAAAAAATTGAGGAACTCTTTGAACGAGAAGCTAAAGTTCTCTATAAGCTGCAACATCCCCAAATTCCTCGTTTCCGAGAACTGTTTCGACACCAAAAGCGGCTATTTTTGGTTCAAGATTATATTCAAGGGCAAACCTATGGCGACCTCCTCAAAATTCGCGCCTTGCAGGGTCAAACTTTTACTGAAGAGGAAGTGACCCAATTATTAAAAAATCTATTGCCTGTGATCGCCTATATTCATGCGAGAGGGATCATTCATCGAGACATTTGTCCGGATAATATCATTTTACGCCATAGCGATCAATTACCGGTTTTAATCGATTTTGGCAGCGTTAAGCAACTGGCCACCACAGGAACTCATCCCATGTCGAGTCAACCCCTGACGATTGCTGTGGCTACCCAACTCGGACAAATGGGCTATGCTCCCCCGGAACAGATTCAAAGCGGAATCGTCTTTCCTCATAGTGATTTGTACGCCCTAGCTGCTACTGTCTTGGTATTACTTACAGGCAAACCGCCTAGCGAGGTACTTGAAGTCACTAGCCTGAGAACGGACCCAAAACAAGATTTGTTGCTGAGTCCGAAATTAAAAAATCTGCTGTGGAAAATGCTGGCTAAAAATGGGCACGAACGCCCCCAAAATGCAAGGGAAGTTCTGGAAATTCTCAAAGGCACTCAATCTCAACCTGTGCAAGCCGCAGTAATTTCTAGTGATCCAACCCAAGCGACCCTTGTGGTTATGCCGTCGGTGGCTTCTAGTTCCTCTAATGGCTCATCTGTTGTAGCGACTCCAGTAACGCCAGTCACACCGGTAACACCAGTCACTCCAGTAACGCCAGCGAGTGCGGAACGAGCTCCGCACCCCAGTCCAATAACACCCGCCAATTCATCGCTTCCTTCTTCTACGCCCTCACAGCTAAATTCCCTCTCGCTTTCTGAAAATAACTCAACTATGACCTCTACTTCTACCAGAACGGTTAACCCTTTGAATGGCTGTTTGGGAAAATTGATGCTAGTCTTGCTTCTCAGTATAGGTTCGGGAATGATGGGATGGTTAGCCGGTAAGACATGGCTCGATCAAATTACTCAAGGTCACAAAAGTTCAGATTCAAAGACATCTACTGTCTTTACCGATAATTCATCGTCTAAGCCTTCCTCGGGGATCTCAGATCAAGAATGGCAACGGAAAAATGATCTTCAAAATCGTCGACTGAGTTTGGGGATTAATAGCCAATTTTTTTACAACCTAGTGGATCAGGTTTATAACAGTGAATATCCTTCTCAGCAAGGCAAAATGTTGACTAATAAACCCGAAGATGCTGAGTGGCGAGAAAAGTGGGATAAAATTGCCGCACAGTTATTAGATAAATTAAGTTTTTTAAGTGAAGCGGCTCGCCAAAATTTGGGACAGTATAATCAAGCACAACGCGATAGTTGGAAACAGCAAGTTAATCAACTCCATCTCAGTAGCCGCGCTCTTTACGATTTAGCTGACGCTACCTTTTTTTATTATTTTCCTGAGCAAGAAAATCAAGATTTTATTGATAAACCCATTGGTCAAGTTTGGAATGCGATTATTTATAGTAAGCTTCAAGACCTCGACTCCGGAAAAATTTATCAAAAACTGGAACTCGATGAACAGCAATTAGCCACTGAAGCCACTGGAAGACTTGAACCCGGAGAAGGCAACGCTTATGTGGTGCGGCTATCTGCTGCTAAAAATTTTAAAATACAGCTTCAAGCTGACCATGATACTCTTTTTTCTATTTATTCTCCTACAGGTAAAAATAATTTATTAGAAGATTCTAAAGAAACTCAATGGTCTGGTGTGCTGCCTGAAGATGGCTTTTATGAATTGACGATTATCTCCAAATCGAAACAACCTCTTGACTATAAATTGACGATTAGTGAAGATAACTCTTTTTTAAAACCGAATAGCAATTAA
- a CDS encoding COP23 domain-containing protein has product MNFPSSLKFLTCCAVSLMTLTGIIPEIQAQPKPEIRFICGNGLDPQDNQYYPTTYALTERGKIAVVRWKYQWFGDPDVVLQGRCQTVASTFQFAYDQGNLNYITNDQDLNGQPRICGTSRFFGHCVTVLFGLRSSTDSLKVLSQIQQALKGHKVSLPSPRLMDKSQAYISLDMNQFFATAPVEPQ; this is encoded by the coding sequence ATGAATTTTCCATCAAGTTTGAAATTTTTAACTTGTTGCGCCGTTTCTTTAATGACTCTAACTGGCATTATTCCCGAAATCCAAGCTCAACCCAAACCCGAAATTCGTTTTATTTGTGGCAATGGACTTGATCCTCAAGATAATCAATATTATCCTACTACCTATGCTTTAACCGAGCGAGGCAAAATTGCCGTAGTCCGTTGGAAATATCAATGGTTTGGTGATCCGGATGTGGTTTTACAAGGTCGTTGTCAGACAGTAGCAAGTACCTTTCAATTTGCCTATGACCAGGGTAACCTCAACTATATTACTAACGATCAAGACCTGAATGGACAACCGAGAATTTGTGGCACTAGCCGCTTTTTTGGTCATTGTGTCACTGTGCTTTTCGGCTTACGTTCTTCTACGGATTCTCTCAAAGTGTTGAGCCAAATTCAACAAGCACTTAAAGGGCATAAGGTTAGTCTGCCCTCTCCTCGTTTGATGGATAAGTCACAAGCGTATATTTCCCTTGATATGAATCAATTTTTTGCCACCGCTCCGGTTGAACCCCAATGA
- a CDS encoding phosphoribosyltransferase, producing MSDLYVSWSEYHKNIESLAITIYQSGWEFNQIVCLAKGGLRLGDILSRLFRQPLAILSASSYGGTSNQVRGKLVFSEHLSMTTPKLGNRILLVDDLADSGITLSQTINWLKSRYQIQEIRTAVIWHKASSSFQPDYAAHYLSSSPWIHQPFEIYEQMTVAQLAQVDPQAAIIET from the coding sequence ATGTCAGATTTGTATGTATCTTGGTCAGAGTACCATAAAAATATTGAAAGCCTAGCTATTACAATTTATCAATCCGGTTGGGAATTTAATCAGATTGTCTGTTTAGCCAAAGGAGGATTACGCTTAGGGGATATCCTTTCTCGTCTGTTTAGACAACCTTTAGCCATACTTAGTGCCTCTTCCTATGGCGGTACAAGCAATCAGGTTAGAGGAAAATTAGTTTTCAGTGAGCATCTTTCCATGACCACTCCCAAGTTAGGGAATCGTATTCTATTAGTTGATGATTTAGCTGATTCGGGAATCACACTCTCTCAAACAATCAATTGGCTTAAAAGTCGTTATCAAATCCAGGAAATTCGCACTGCCGTCATTTGGCATAAGGCGAGTTCAAGCTTTCAACCCGATTATGCGGCTCACTATCTTTCTTCAAGTCCCTGGATTCATCAACCTTTTGAAATTTATGAACAGATGACTGTAGCGCAACTGGCTCAAGTTGATCCACAAGCGGCTATCATTGAAACTTGA
- a CDS encoding response regulator, producing MLLTNRQCMVRVLIVDDHDLTRLSLKLSLSKDEEIDIVGLAENGLEAIEKVKASCPDVIILDLQMPILNGLSAASEIKQIAPNTRIIAYTSLEDPQTEVMCQTVPIDRVCQKDIAIHQLVHLIKELGKQPNIQPLC from the coding sequence ATGCTATTAACCAATCGGCAGTGTATGGTTCGTGTTTTAATTGTTGATGATCATGACCTAACTCGCCTTAGCCTCAAACTCTCTTTATCAAAGGATGAAGAAATCGATATTGTGGGTTTAGCGGAGAATGGTTTAGAGGCCATTGAAAAAGTCAAAGCGAGTTGTCCAGATGTCATTATTTTAGATCTACAAATGCCTATTCTCAATGGGTTAAGTGCCGCTTCGGAAATTAAACAAATTGCGCCGAATACCCGAATTATTGCTTATACTTCCCTAGAAGATCCCCAAACTGAGGTAATGTGTCAAACGGTACCTATTGATAGAGTCTGTCAAAAAGATATAGCTATTCATCAACTGGTTCATCTAATTAAAGAACTGGGAAAGCAGCCAAACATTCAACCACTCTGCTAA